The Bacteroidota bacterium region CACTGCCGGCAATTCTTCGCCCGGGTTGATGGTGATCCACTACGATTACATCGATCGCCTTTTCATTTGCAAACCGCACCTTGTCGATGGCCTTGGTTCCGCAATCGAGTGCAATCACCAAGCGGCATCCACTGTCAGAAGCATACTGTATTCCTTCAAATGAGATACCATAACCCTCTACAAATCTGTCGGGTATGTACACTTCAAATTGAAAGCCAAGATCTTCAAAATACAATTGCAGCAGGCTCACCGATGTCGTTCCATCGACATCATAGTCCCCATAAATCAAAATCTTCTCCCCTTTTTCCAAGGCTCGTGCAATGCGTTCACAGGCAATATCCATTCCCTTCATCAAAAATGGATCATGGAGTGCATCCTTGGTCGGGCTGAGAAAACGCTTTGCGGATTCAAGATCGGTGATGCCCCGTTGAACAAGCACGGTAGCCAAGGGCAAGGGAAATGACCCTGAGGTTGTCCCCAGCATTTGCGACAAATTTTCCACGGCTGCGCTCGCCGGTTGGGGTTTATATTTCCAAATCATTGCGGTTTGCGGCTGGTTTTGTCCATTTTGATTGACACCGCCCACAAAAGTACCTGAAAATCCAATTTGCGCTACCCGACGCATCTGGAAAGGCAAGATTTTTTATCCGGGACGTCGTTGGAGGCCTGAAATCTCCAAAAAACGAGGCGCTGCAGTCATGATTCGATGAAACTCGGGCGTTGGAATAGCCAACAGGCTTGTTTTTTCCTAGGTTTGCTGAAAGCTAGGCGTTTTGATAACGCTTCTGGCTGAATTGAGATGTTGAATCCTCGCCCACGTCTTGTTTTCATGTTGTATGCTGCGGCTGCGGTGGTTGCGGCCGTATCATTTACTTTGATGCCTTGGTGGACTGTCGACGACGCCTTTATCAGCTACCGCTACGGAAGCAACTTGCTTTTTCATGGGCAATTGACCTGGAACGTTGGCTCTGAGTCTCTTGTGGAGGGATATACCGGAATCTTCCTGCCGCTGCTTGCAGCGGGCACGCTTGCAACCGGACTTCCTCTCTTGGAAACGATCAAATTGCTCGGTCTACTTTCGATGTTGGGGACAATTTGGATGATGTGCAGGACTTTGCGAAGGCTTGGAACGGGACCGATTGGTCAAGGTTTGGCCGTTTTGGGAATGGCAAGCACCCCATTGCTCTACATGCATAGCATCAGCGGCTTGGAGACGATTTTTTTCACCTTTTTTATCTGTTCCGCCATTTTCGGTTTCTGGGGGATCAATTTGGCGGAGATAGGTATCAGGCGCTCCGCGGAATGTGCAATCTTCCTTTTCATGTCTGGTCTCTGTCGTCCGGAAGGCATTCTCCTGGCTGCATTGGTCACGGTCACGCTGTTGGCTTTCAGCGCAAAACATCGTTTCAAATTTTCGATATTCCTCCAATTCCTGCCGATTGGGGGCGCCATGGCGCTCCTCTTGGTCTATTGGCTGTGGCGCACGGCCTATTACGGCAACTTTTTTCCCAACAGCTACCACGCCAAGGTGTTTGACGGCCTGATCAATTGGGAATCCATGCTTGCCTTGGGAAAATTTGCAGGCTACTACTGCTTTTTGCCGATGGTGACTGGGCTGGCATTGTTTTTCGGAAATCCTCGGAGAAAATTTCGGCTTCCAAGTGCGTCCGTACTGGTTCCCCTTTTTTTTGTGGCAATCTGTTGGGCCATGTACGCACATTCCAACCTATGGATGAATTATGGCTCGCGCTTCTTTTTTCCATTTTTGCCCCTTTTTGTTGTTGGGATCACCGCATTCATTTCAAGGAATTGGCAGCAAATACAATCCTCCGAATCTCAAAACATGGGGGTTTTGCGCAAACTGCGTCTTTTGCTTTGGGGTTTTGCGCTGATTCAGGTTTGCATTTTGGGATTCCGTTTCAGGCAAGAATGGACGTTTTTGAACTACTATCACGCAATCGTCCAAGAAGAATTGATTCCGGTTGGCAAGTATCTGGCAGCTGAGCTCGACCCTGAGGCGACCGTGATTTCCTACATGGATGCGGGAGCCGTTGGCTACTACTCAGAAAGGAAAATCGTCGATTTCGGGAGACTCAGCGACCCCTATTTGGCAAAAACGAAGCCGGCCCTGCCACAAGTCTTGGACTATTTTTTTTCGATTGATGCAGATGCCGTTGTCATGACTTCACAAGCCGAAAACGAGTTCCAATACATCGAGGAAGCAGCGGCAATCGTCTCAGATCCAAGATTTGAAGTCTTCGTACTTGCACGGCAATGGGGAAACAGCGTCGGTTTTCCTTACTGGCAGCGGGTGTACCTCAGGCAAAGGTGATCCGCACATTCTGCAACAGGCATCAAAAACACTTGGGAAAACCCGCTGGAATAGGTATTTTGGAAACGTTTTGAATCAAAATGGAATCCAATACCTTGCAGGATAAGTACCTTCAGTTCATCCGTGCGATGAGATTTGACCTCGGGCTCTACCGTGCCTTGGCCATCTTTGCCGCAACATCACTGCCTTTGTTTAGGGGAATGTTGCCCGCAGAAGGCAATGACCCTATTTGGGTGCGCCTTCTGCTTGGGGGAATCATCCTCACCATATTCCTTTCCACCTTTGTTTCCGGATTTGTCCGAAAGAAAATCGCCTATTTCGGTCATTTTGTCATCTATTCGGTCACAGGTTGGGCCACATGGCTCGTTTGGCTCAACGGGTTTGCCAACCCTTATTTGATCAACTTTTTTGTCGTCTTGCTTTTTGCCGGAATCAATTTCAAACGGCTGAGTGCTTGGTGGCCCTATGCCCTGACATTGCTTGGATTGGGCACCTTGGCTTGCCTCCTTCCGCACCCCAATGGCATTAACCTCTGGGGATACCTGCCGATGCTGGCCTTCAATCTGCTTGTTTCTGCGGTGGCAACGAGCTTTCGCATTACCATTCAGTCAGAACTCAACCGCCAAAAACATCTGGTTTCCTCGATTTTTGAAAGCAGTCCCGATGCCATTTTCATGGCCAATTCGGAGACGCTCGAGGTGACGGATTCCAATCAAAATGCACGCCTGATGTTTGGCTTGACAGGCCTCAACAACAAAGCTCAATTACATGTGCACCTGACGACGTGGCTGCAAACCTACCTCGCCGACCGGGACAGCACGGAGCGGCTTGGACGCGGGACTGGCACCATCCCTACCCTGGACAAACGCACCATCGTCGGCGAAATCGTGATCACGGAAGTGCGCTCTTCCCAAGGCAATCAACTTTTGGTGGCCATCAGCGACATTACCGACAAACAGGCGATCGCCAAACGCTTGCAACTTTCAGATGACATTCTGCAGAAGGTCGACCATATCGTTTTGGTCTGCGATGCAGACTCCAACGTCGTGTATGCTACACCTTCGGTGCGCACGATGCTGGGATATGATCCACGCGAAGTGCTTGGACAGGGCTGGTGGAACATCAAGAAAAAAAATGGTGCCGACCCAGCCGAGGACAAAAACTATATCCGCGATTTTGTAACAGGTCAAGTTCCGGCAAAAAAAGACCTCTACGAAAGCCGTCATATTGACGCCCATGGGAAGGAGCAGTTTATTCTCTGGAAAGACTCGCTCACAGCCAACGGCCTGATCATGGGGGTCGGCATGCTCAACACCAAAAACCATCGCGACGAGGTTGTGCGCAAAGTCGTCTTCTCGATTGCCGAGGGATCGTCAAAGGCTCAAAATCCCAGCGAATTTTACCAGTTCATCCACCATGAGATTCGCCGCATCATCGACACACCCAACTTTTACGTCGCGGTATATGACAGCGAAAACGACGAGGTGAGCTTTCCTTATTACTCTGATGCCGAGGACTCGGTCGTGGTCGCGCGTGTAAGCCGCAAGCGTAAGGCAGGAAACGGACTCACGGAGTATGGCATCAAACGCCGGAAGGCAGTCTTGTTGGTCAAGGATGACATTCTGGACCTGCAAGTGCGCGGACAGGTAAGCGTAGCGGGGTCAATCCCAGAGGTTTGGCTGGGTGTACCGCTGATCCATGATGACCAAGTTGTCGGGCTTATCACGATTCAAGACTACGAACGCTCAGATGCCTACAGTCAGGAAGACCTGACCATCGTGACCTTCATCGCCAACCAAGTGGCGCAATTTGTCGCGAAACTTCAGGCCGACGAGGCCCTGCGGATGAGCGAAGAGCGCTTCCGAAGCATCTATGACCAAGCTGCCGTCGGCATTGCGCAATTGACTCCCGAAGGGAAATTTTTGCAGGTCAACCAGAAAATGGAGGAGATTTTTGGCTACTCTGCCGAGGAGCTCAGCCTGATGGTCCCTGCCGACTTCACCCATCCCGACGATGTCGATCTCGGGCGTGAAGAACTCATTGACGTGCTTGACGGCAAACGCGACAGCTATACCAAGGAGAAGCGCTACCGGCACAAAAGCGGCGCGCCGGTCTATGCCCTGCTCAACGTCTCGGCCTACCGCGAAAACGGCGAGCCTATTTTCATCATCTCGGTTTACGAGGACATCACCGAGAAGAAACGTGCCCAAGGAGAAACCGAATTGCTGCTGCGCCTGAGCTCAGGCTTGAATACGGCAGAGTCGATGAACGATGCCGTCGCGATCACCCTGGAGGAGTTGGCAGGATTTGACGATTGGGGATATGCGACCGCCTATTGGCTGGATCAAGCGGGCAATTACCAGCTATGCTCCGAAAAAATTGCGGAGGATGAGACGCTTGCGCAATTGTCTGTTCATGAGCGCTTTGATACCGATGCACTCAAGCAAATGACCCTTTCGGGCAAGATTCTCTGGCATGATGATCCGGAATTGCAAACGTTTAAAGAGGTGACTGCCCTGGCAAAGGAGCTCGCTGTCAATACGGTTGCGTTCCTCCCGATCGTGCATCAAGGAAAGGCCATCGTTGTGATATGGCTGATGAGCCGAGAGGGCACTTTTGATCGAAGAAGTCTTGAAAAAATCGCCGGCGCCGTGCGTTCACAATTGCTTGCGGTCCATTTCCGCAAAATGGCCGAGGCAGCCCGTATCGAAAGCGAAAACCGTTATCGCGCCATTACCCAGGCAGCCTTCGAGGGTATCGCTATTTATCAAAATGGCCGCATTCTCGACGCCAATGCCGCCTTTGCCAAAATCTTTTCCTTTGAGCAAGAAGACTTGATTCAAATGGAATTGGCAGATCTGATTTATGCCGAGTCGCCTGAAGAAACCGTCACAGAAATTGATCGGGGCGACAAAAGCGGCGTTGAGTTCATGGGCCGCAAAAAAGGTGGCGAATCCATACACTTGGAGGCACTCAGCAGATCTGACACCTGGCAAGGGCAACCTGCACGCATTCTTGCCATTCGCGATATCACCTCCCAAAAACTGATGGAGGAAGCCCGCGAATCCGCACGCCTCGATGCACGGTTCAAGGCCTATATCCAAAACAGTTCCGAAATCATCAAGATTATCGAACCTGATGGCCGCATTGCCTATTGCAGCCCCTCTTACGCTAAAATCTTCGGGATTGAGGCTGAGTCCGTCGTCGGGATGAACAACCGCGAATTGGTCGCTGCCGAGGATCACGCAGCATTCGAAACCGCACTTGAAGAGGTTCTCAGAAGCCCATTACACAGCCTGCAGCTCCAGATTCGTGCACCCCACCAAGATGGCCATGACCGCATTCTGCAGGTAACACTGACCAACTTGATGGACGACCCCATGGTCAAAGGCATTCTCATCAGCGAAGGGGACATCACCCACGTGATCGAGGCCCAAAACTCCATGCGCGAAAGCGAAGCCAGGTTCAAGTTGCTGTTTGAGCGTTCTCCAGATGCCATTTTTGTCGAATCGGAACATGGGCAGATTTTGGACCTCAACGAAGCCGCTTGCCAATTGCATGAAATGACGCGGGAGGAATTGCTGGGTCAATTTGTGGCCGATCTCGCAGCACCGGGCGAAAGGGAAACTGTTCTTGCGACCTTCCCCGATCTCATGTCAGGCAAGATCAACTACCTTGAGGGACTTACATATACCAAAACAGGGAAAGTGGTCGGCATCGAGATACGTTGCAATGTCATCAACTTTCAGAACCGGCCGGCATTGTTGCTTCTTGTGCGTGACATCAGTGAACGCAAAAAGGCAGAGTCCTTGCTCAAAGAAAGCGAAGAGCGTTTCCGTGCGTTGGTGGAACATGCAACGGAAGCCATTTTCGTGCTCGATGTGGACGCCAATCGGTTGATTGAGGTCAACATGAATGCCGAATTGCTTTTTGGCAGAAGCAGAGAAGAGCTGATGCATATTTCTCCAGCCTCATTGAACCCTCATTATCAAGCAAATGGTGACCAAAGCATTGAAATCGAACAAGCCCTCGTCCAGCGTGCGTTGCAAGGGGAATTGATGGTCTACGAATGGCTTTTTGTCAATGCCGATCAAGAGGAAATTCCTTGCGAGATTCGCCTCAACCGTTTCCCTTCCGCAACGCGACAACTTGTGAGGGGTTCAGTCACCGACATTACTGCAAGAAAGCAGGCCGAGTTGAAAATGCAGCGTTCCCGTGAAATGCTGCGCATCCAAAACGAACATTTGATCGAGCTTGCTGCGAGCCATGAGCTCAATTCAGGAGATCTCGACGTTGCTTTTGAATACATCTCCAAAACCTTGATTGACCTACTGAAGGTCACACGGGCAGGAATCTGGCTCTTTGATGCCAACGCCGAGTGGCTTGTCTGCAAAAAAGAATTTGATACCGAGACCGGAACCTTTGTCAGTGGAGATCAACGTCGCACCGCCGAGTACCCTCGTTACTTCGAATTGGTACAGTCCCAACGCGTATTGGCAATTGAAGATGCAGCCAATTCGGATGCCGTATTGGAGTTTCGGGAGCGCTCTATCGCCCCAAAGGGCATCGCGAGCACGATTGATGCCCCCTTCAGGCACGGTGGCCGCGTGGCCGGGATGATTTGGCTGAAACAGATGCATACCAAGCGTACTTGGGAACCTGAGGAAATCAACCTTGTGGCCACCATGGCCGACATGGTGACCTTGGCCTTGCAATCTTGGGAGCGCAAAAAGGCGGAAAATGCACTGCGTGACTCCGAGCGCAACAACAAGGCTCTCTTGGACGGCATTCCCGACCTGATCGTGCGTATCACGGAAAAAGGCACCATCCTGGACTTTAAACAAAGTGACCAACAGGATTTGATCCAATTTTTTGAAGGCGCCATTGGAAGTCCGATTGAATCATTGCTGCCGGAAACGATGGCTGGAAAACTGCTTTCATTCGCCAAAAAGGCCATCGAAATCGGCGAAATTCAGCAATTTGAATCGGAGGTCATCCTGGAATCGGGGGCGACGATGGATTATGAAACGCGCATCGTGCGGAGTGGTCCACAGGAGGTGCTTGTGATCGTCAGGGACGTCACCGAGCGCAAACGCACAGAAAAGGAGCTGATCAAACGCAACTTTGAATTGGACAGCTTTGTCTATCGCGCCTCGCATGACCTCAAGGCGCCGCTCAATTCGCTGATGGGTCTGATCGGTTTGGTCGAAAGTGAAACACAAGAGGCGGCGGTGCTTTCCTACATCAAAATGATGAACAAAAGCGTCGTGAAGCTCGATACGTTCATCCGGGACCTTGCTGACTTTTCACGCAATGCCCGCTCGGAGCTCGACCATAGTCCGATCGATTGGGCTGCGATGCTCAATGAAACGCTGGAAAACCTGCAGTTTGCAGACCATGCCGACCGTATCCAGAAAAATATCGAGGTCACCTTTGAGGGGCCATTCTATTCGGATCCTGTGCGAATCGGCATCATCTTCAACAATTTGATTTCCAATGCCATCAAATACCAGAACCTGAAACGCTCTGACTCAAAGGTGGATGTCACGATCAGCAGAGTAGGCGATCAGGCCCGTATTGAAATCAAGGACAATGGGATTGGCATTGCAAAGGAGCACCAAGCAAAGGTTTACAACTTGTTCTTCAGGGCAAGTATCCAATCGTATGGTTCCGGAATGGGCATGTACATCGTCAAAAATGCAATTGAACGCCTCAAGGGACATATCAGCATGCATTCGGAGGAGGGTGAAGGAACAACCTTTGTAGTGTTGCTGCCCGATTTGGGGCCGTCCATTCCACAGGAAGCGTTGGACTAAAAAAGAAACTCCGGATGATTTGCAACCAAGGGGAGCGTATTGTCCGCCGGTGCATATTGAGGGTCGCAATGGTAGCCAAAGACGCGATAGCGGTCAGTCCATCGCATCACATGACGGTAGTAGGCATGGGCTGCGATTTCAAAATGGAAAAATACCTCGTGGAAAACCGTAGGTTCGGGCAATCCAAGTTGGGTGATTTTCTCCATCAAGAAATCTACATCACCATTGTCCCCTGAATAGACAATGCTGCTTTTTCCGTCCGAGAAATAATAAGCGTAGGTCTGCATCCATTCGACGTGCTTCCCGAAGGTGTCGACAAAACCAACTCCCTCGATCTCAGAAATGGGTCGAAAATCAATGCGCAGCGATGGATCTCCCAAGGAATGCGAAAGCAAGGCCGAAAGCGAAGCTTGGAAATCCGCGGAAGGCACATAAATTTTCATCCGCCCTTTTTGCAGCACCAAAGAATGGTATAGCACCAAACTTGAGAGGCTGCCAACATGGTCGTCGTGCAAATGCGTGATCAAAATGCCGTCAATTTTGGAGACAAGTCCCAATTGGACCAATCTCGGAAACACTGAATGCCCGCAGTCAACAAGGTAATTGGCTTCCGCCATGGAAACGATGGCAGCGGAATTTCCCAATTCGACGTCAAACGCGCCTCCCGTACCAACAAACCGAATTCCCAGTGATGTATCCATTGACCGATCAATTTTCTAGCGCAAAGTTCGGCAATATCGTCGGAAATCTCGCCTCAGACCCAAATCGCATCAGGATCCTGCATGCTTCTCGACGATGGCTTGTTGCACAACGCCCAAAATCCGACCCACCTCCGCCTCCGGATCGAGGAAGTAGTTGCGGGCCCATACCCTGTAGAGCAACCATCCGCGCCGCTCCAACAACGCCGGCCGGTAGACTTCGCGTTCCTTGGCCGACCTGCCCAGGAAATAATTGGATCCTTCGCATTCGATCCCAAGTAGGCTCTCCCCGTCTTTTCCACGCACGACCAAATCCAAACTAAAGTTGCCGTCGCTCTGGATTTGATCCACCACCAAACCCTTTGCCTCCAACTGCCGCTTCAGCTTCCCGACGTAGGCCTCATTTTCAGCAGACAATCCCAAGCCGGCGACGCCCACGGTCGCTGGAACTTGCCGCAGTTGTCCCAAAATGGTCGTCACACTGTCGGCATCGCCTCGGCTCAGGGCGCGTGCATATTGCAAATAGCGCTTGAGCAATTTGGGGCCCTCGTGCTTCGCACCTTCGACATTGAGTTCCTCGGGCTCGATGCTGCAAACGATAATTTTCTTCTTCTTGGCACGGGTGATCGCAACATTCAACCGGTTTCCTCCGCCTTTTTGGTTCAGCAAGCCAAAATTGGCCACCATTTTCCCCGCCGGATTCCGTGCGTAGCCCACCGAAAAGATCATCACGTCGCGTTCGTCACCTTGTACGTTCTCGATGTTTTTGACAAAAATTCCCTGACGCTCCTCTCCTTCTTCGCGCTCCATGGCCTGAAACAATCTCGATAGCCCCGCCTGATCCTGGGCCTGCCGCATTTGCTCCAAGCGCTCCTCCAACAAGGTGCGCACCAATTCCTTTTGGTGGTAGTTGAATGTCACGACGCCGATCGTCGGATTGTCGGGGCGATT contains the following coding sequences:
- a CDS encoding PAS domain S-box protein is translated as MESNTLQDKYLQFIRAMRFDLGLYRALAIFAATSLPLFRGMLPAEGNDPIWVRLLLGGIILTIFLSTFVSGFVRKKIAYFGHFVIYSVTGWATWLVWLNGFANPYLINFFVVLLFAGINFKRLSAWWPYALTLLGLGTLACLLPHPNGINLWGYLPMLAFNLLVSAVATSFRITIQSELNRQKHLVSSIFESSPDAIFMANSETLEVTDSNQNARLMFGLTGLNNKAQLHVHLTTWLQTYLADRDSTERLGRGTGTIPTLDKRTIVGEIVITEVRSSQGNQLLVAISDITDKQAIAKRLQLSDDILQKVDHIVLVCDADSNVVYATPSVRTMLGYDPREVLGQGWWNIKKKNGADPAEDKNYIRDFVTGQVPAKKDLYESRHIDAHGKEQFILWKDSLTANGLIMGVGMLNTKNHRDEVVRKVVFSIAEGSSKAQNPSEFYQFIHHEIRRIIDTPNFYVAVYDSENDEVSFPYYSDAEDSVVVARVSRKRKAGNGLTEYGIKRRKAVLLVKDDILDLQVRGQVSVAGSIPEVWLGVPLIHDDQVVGLITIQDYERSDAYSQEDLTIVTFIANQVAQFVAKLQADEALRMSEERFRSIYDQAAVGIAQLTPEGKFLQVNQKMEEIFGYSAEELSLMVPADFTHPDDVDLGREELIDVLDGKRDSYTKEKRYRHKSGAPVYALLNVSAYRENGEPIFIISVYEDITEKKRAQGETELLLRLSSGLNTAESMNDAVAITLEELAGFDDWGYATAYWLDQAGNYQLCSEKIAEDETLAQLSVHERFDTDALKQMTLSGKILWHDDPELQTFKEVTALAKELAVNTVAFLPIVHQGKAIVVIWLMSREGTFDRRSLEKIAGAVRSQLLAVHFRKMAEAARIESENRYRAITQAAFEGIAIYQNGRILDANAAFAKIFSFEQEDLIQMELADLIYAESPEETVTEIDRGDKSGVEFMGRKKGGESIHLEALSRSDTWQGQPARILAIRDITSQKLMEEARESARLDARFKAYIQNSSEIIKIIEPDGRIAYCSPSYAKIFGIEAESVVGMNNRELVAAEDHAAFETALEEVLRSPLHSLQLQIRAPHQDGHDRILQVTLTNLMDDPMVKGILISEGDITHVIEAQNSMRESEARFKLLFERSPDAIFVESEHGQILDLNEAACQLHEMTREELLGQFVADLAAPGERETVLATFPDLMSGKINYLEGLTYTKTGKVVGIEIRCNVINFQNRPALLLLVRDISERKKAESLLKESEERFRALVEHATEAIFVLDVDANRLIEVNMNAELLFGRSREELMHISPASLNPHYQANGDQSIEIEQALVQRALQGELMVYEWLFVNADQEEIPCEIRLNRFPSATRQLVRGSVTDITARKQAELKMQRSREMLRIQNEHLIELAASHELNSGDLDVAFEYISKTLIDLLKVTRAGIWLFDANAEWLVCKKEFDTETGTFVSGDQRRTAEYPRYFELVQSQRVLAIEDAANSDAVLEFRERSIAPKGIASTIDAPFRHGGRVAGMIWLKQMHTKRTWEPEEINLVATMADMVTLALQSWERKKAENALRDSERNNKALLDGIPDLIVRITEKGTILDFKQSDQQDLIQFFEGAIGSPIESLLPETMAGKLLSFAKKAIEIGEIQQFESEVILESGATMDYETRIVRSGPQEVLVIVRDVTERKRTEKELIKRNFELDSFVYRASHDLKAPLNSLMGLIGLVESETQEAAVLSYIKMMNKSVVKLDTFIRDLADFSRNARSELDHSPIDWAAMLNETLENLQFADHADRIQKNIEVTFEGPFYSDPVRIGIIFNNLISNAIKYQNLKRSDSKVDVTISRVGDQARIEIKDNGIGIAKEHQAKVYNLFFRASIQSYGSGMGMYIVKNAIERLKGHISMHSEEGEGTTFVVLLPDLGPSIPQEALD
- a CDS encoding ribonuclease Z, with the protein product MDTSLGIRFVGTGGAFDVELGNSAAIVSMAEANYLVDCGHSVFPRLVQLGLVSKIDGILITHLHDDHVGSLSSLVLYHSLVLQKGRMKIYVPSADFQASLSALLSHSLGDPSLRIDFRPISEIEGVGFVDTFGKHVEWMQTYAYYFSDGKSSIVYSGDNGDVDFLMEKITQLGLPEPTVFHEVFFHFEIAAHAYYRHVMRWTDRYRVFGYHCDPQYAPADNTLPLVANHPEFLF
- a CDS encoding DHH family phosphoesterase; translated protein: MIWKYKPQPASAAVENLSQMLGTTSGSFPLPLATVLVQRGITDLESAKRFLSPTKDALHDPFLMKGMDIACERIARALEKGEKILIYGDYDVDGTTSVSLLQLYFEDLGFQFEVYIPDRFVEGYGISFEGIQYASDSGCRLVIALDCGTKAIDKVRFANEKAIDVIVVDHHQPGRRIAGSGGHVEPYAGWLQLPRSIIVCLCVDNETLSGIAAILGW